The Silene latifolia isolate original U9 population unplaced genomic scaffold, ASM4854445v1 scaffold_75, whole genome shotgun sequence nucleotide sequence ACTCAGTACTATAAGCACAATCATAGAATAGATGCTGGTGATCCTCATTCTGAGCCCTGCAAATATCACACATAGGATCCATAAGAGTACCCATTCTATTCAGTCTGTCCTTAGTCAGAAACCTCAGATGTTGTGCAGCCCAGAAAATGAATGCAGTCTTAGGAATGTTTAATCTGTTCCAACATAAGTGAGACCAAGGAACCTTAGATTTGCTCTGCCTTAACCATTCATTACCAGACTTCACAATATAGTCGATATTCAGATTCAGCCATTTATGATTGGTGTATGCTTGGGAAAAGAGGATCATTGTTTGAGAAATTTTCCTCCACGACCAGCTACAATCACAAGGAGGTGAGTAATCAGTCCACTCTTTCCCTTTCATGTAGACATGATTAACCCACCTAACCCATAGATGATCTTTCTTACAAGCTAGCCACCAAGCATACTTCCCCAGAATTGCCCTGTTCTAATCCTTAGCCACCCTGAGACCTAATCCTCCCTTTGACTTAGGAGCACAACAAGTATCCCAAGAAATAGCAGGAGCCTTCCCATAATCAGATTTTCCAGCCCATAAAAAATTCCTACAGATAGCATTGACCCTATTCAGAATCCCATTAGGTATCAAGAAGATATTAACCCAATAAGTGTGAAGAGTAGACAGGACAGAGGACACCAAGGTGAGTCTGCCAGCATAAGACAAATGCCTTATCCCCCATCCTCTGATTCTAGCAACCAATTTATCCAGTAATTTCATCCCCTCATTCTTGGTTAATTTCTTGGAAGACATGGGTATGCCAAGATATTTGAAAGGCAGATTTTCACTCTTAAACCCAGAAACCTGCAAAGTATTATTGACAGTACTGGTGGTAGCTCCATTAAAATAGATCTCAGACTTGGACTTGTTCATATGAAGTCCTGAAGCAGCATAAAAAGTGGCAAAACATCTCAGGATCCAAATAATAGAACTCGCAGTCCCTTTGCAAAACATTAAGAGGTCGTCAGCAAACATCAAGTGATTCAGCTTCATATGACTGCACATAGGATGAAATATGAAGGTATCTTGAAGGGAAGCAACctttagaattctagagagagaCTTCATGCAAAGGGTGAAAAGAAGAGGTGAGAGTGGATCACCTTATTTTAGACCCCGTTTGCCCTGAAAGAATCCAAAAGAGCCTCCATTGACAGATAAAGAATAAGAAGGAGTGTTTATACACACCATGATAAGCTCAATAAATCTCTGAGGGAAATTAAATGCATAAAGCATTTGTTCTAAAAATTTGCATTCTACTGAATCATAAGCTTTTTTGAGGTCAATTTTAATCAAACACCTTGGGGAGGCAGCCTTCCTATTATATAGTCTAACTAAGTCTTGACAAAAAAGAATATTCtcaacaatgtttcttcctttcACAAACCCTCCCTGACTATCACTCACAATATCAGGCAAAACCTGGCTCAATCTCTTGCAAAGGACTTTAGCCAAGCACTTGTATAAGGTGTTACAACAAGCAATTGGCCTAAAGTCCAAGACACTAGCAGGATTATCAATCTTTGGAATGAGAGTGAGTGTAGTAGTATTTAGTTGTTTTAGGAGTTTACCAGTGAGAAAGAAATCCTTAACAGCACACAACACATCATTGCCAACTATGTCCCAGGCATCCTTATAAAATTGGCTCGTGTACCCGTCAGGTCCAGGGGACTTATTCCCTGGAATAGAAAATAAGCAGCCCTTGATCTCCTCATCTATCACAGCTGCAAGCAGAATATCTCTATGAGCTTGTGTCACAAGATTCCCAAGTCTAATAGTAGGCACATGGACATCAGCAGTAGAGTGACAAGTACCCAATAATCCTTTATAATAAGTTAAGAATGCATCTTCAATATCCTTTGATAAGAAATACCATTCTCCCCTTTAATGGTCATCACTCTATTGTGAATCTGTCTGGATCTGATGTGGTTATGAAAAAATCTTGTATTGTCATCACCATTACATAACCAGTCAACTTTTGCCCTCTAACTCAAAAAGCTATGCTGAATTTTGCTCAGTTGTCTGTAATAATTAGCAGCATTCTTTTCAGCAACACTAATACTCTCATCAGTAGGGTTAGACTGCAATTGAATTTTAAGACTGTCCAACAGGGCCTTGGAGACACCCATAGCTTTATCAATATAAGAGAAATTGCACCTATTTAACTCCCTCAGATTATACTTTAGATTCCTTAACTTATGCACCAGTTGATACATAAGAGTTCCCCTGACAGGCCTACTCCAAGCTTGCTGCACAACTGTTTGAAAACCATCATCTAAGCTCCACATATTATAATACCTGAACTGTCCTTTAGGTCTTATCCTCACTTGTCGTCTAAAGCAGACACAGGGATTATGATCAAACAATCCTTCAGGTAAAAAGTGAGCATAAGCATTAGGGTATAAATCCATCCACTCAGAATTGATAAGAAATCTATCAATCCTAGAAAAAGCCCTAGTCTGAGGTTCATGCTTGTTGTTCCAAGTATAGAAAGCCCCTTGAGCCTTAATATCAGTGAGTCCACAATACTGGACACAAGCTCGAAAATcagtaattttagtccaagtaaCCTCTTTACCAATTCTTTCATTATAATGAAGCACATTATTTAATCACCACAGACCCCCCAAAGGCTTATGATAATTATCCTTAATAAATCTCAGGTGAGTCCATAGGTAATCTCTCTCACTATCCTCATTGAAACCATAGACTACAGAAAAGAAAAACTCATCACCAGTAGCTCTCTCATTGACCAAAACAGTAATAACTTGAGCATTCATATGAAGAGTAGTAACAGTAAATAATTGAGGAACCCAAATAATCCAGACTCTACCTCCATGATGATAGGAGTTATTATTAATTCCTTCCCAATTAGATCCTAAATTATGAAGAATACTAGTAAAATCATGAAGCTTAACCTTAGTTTCAACTAAACCATAGAGACCAATATTATTCTGATGCAGAAATTTTTTAACATCTAGCTGTTTATTGATCCCATTTATTCCCCTAACATTCCAACTACCAATACTATGCATTACCAGTTATCACAGGTGAAGCCACCAGTCTACCATTCAATTGTGTGGATTTTTTTGGACTCAAAGCTTCTGCATAAGACTTGGTGGGAAAGATATCCTTCCTTGAGTCATTATGCTCTTGTCTAGTAACTTGTTGAATAACTGGTATTGATGATGGCAGACGAGAAGAATCATGATAAATGACCCCTCCAAAAGGTGGTGCAGGTGAACCTACATGGGCAAGCACAGGTCTAGATTTCTGCACTAGTCTCCAAACCTTAAGGGGAGGTTTAGGAACAGGAGCATTTGTTTTTGGACCTGGAGCAGGCACAACCTTCTTTTTGCACATCTCTTTGTTGTGACCAATACACTTACAACTACCACACACAGTTGGcttccattcatattcaacaAGAATGCTAACATCAACACCCTTTTCATCCTTAAAATAGAGTTTATCAGGAAATTCCTGACCTATTTCAACCTCCACCGGTAATCTAGTAAAACCTAGGGGTGTCTTGTCTTCAGTTGCTGCATCCCTTCTAATAAACTTACCTAGCAGACCAGCCAGTTTCTCAAGACAAGCCTTACTCCAAAATTTTAAAGGTAAGCCACATAGACGGAGCCAAATAGGAACTGCTTTGACCCTCTCCTTCATCAAACTACAATCTTCTGTCCAAGTCTTAACAACCACTGGTTTATTGTCAAACATCGGAAAACCatgctgatgtgaccataattagcgcacatttagtcccccaattgagcctattttgcatactattataacattttacggccattttatccgtcaaaaccttcctatttgcttttctatcgcatttcatatgttttgtagaaaaggagaggataaggcggaaattcccgtctttcatgcatatttggaagctacttgacgataatagatggactagtatgaagaggaagcaaggactaaagaccaatctcgaaagaataaaacggaaatgagcaaaaaggggaagaaacgaagaagaaccattgctgaagaacaatccgagcggattgtctaaaatccgcccgtctcatcaccacaatccgagcgtcctgtctctaatccgctcggattacacccctacaatccgctcggattccccctcgccaatccgagcgtcttgcccaaggatccgctcggattcccttaccagaatccggccgtcccgactttCATCCGCACGGATTGAAGCACaaagcacgttttcattcttctagcaacgataagagaagcccttctctcggacaatcccggagtctccctgctcaaatctcaaaagtgtaattactagtttaacccttagttaaccctaatgcatcctccctaatttccactataaataccccatttgtaaataatcaagggggggggggggctctTTATGAAGTTTTTAGaatagaaaatccttctttagattagattaggagtagattagaatagactactctttaatctttccacaaattacacattaatctctccttaattattgttcaagtttattattcaagtttattattgggtaattgaagattattgggttattattgggagattgacaaccttccatcaatcatcaatttcttctattattctttgcattattattttggaatctccataggtataactctcttaatccttgttttaattattgttaatctttcttacttgttcatcatgttttaccttgttaatatgattgacaaccttgttagcatgttaaacttgataatgagtgagtagtctcttagctaggattagtgggtaattaagggaaacaaacatggggattgattcatgcttaatctaatatgttcacatgattaaattgcttgcttgttgtgatgtcaagtttatgcacatgttatgtttgatgaaatgctaagcctatgaatccttgcatttttaccatcttttatctactcaacttgacttgtaagatataaaccaactcgagtcttgttagaccatgcatagaatttgaataggaggaaagtaagtcgacttgtaggtgttgtacaatctaatcgattcggctccgggacccaactcttcctatgaaccgtaagacataacccaactcggttcctccacaacattaattgcttgcaaccttgtaaacatgtttgtatgatcaacaccatgaatcccctatgaccccatgatatcctagcacttttaatcgaTTGCTTACATCTTCcctttttattgcttgttttactttattgcttttattagtctagaacacaactacaaaccccatcaatcgtgacactagcataaattgagatagatagacttagaacccaaagcacaccgtcccatggatcgacctcgacttaccgctaactagttgtatgttgagtattataaatgtgtttgatttgatgagtgacgacatcatccggatcaaaatggcgccattgccggggatggtgctatgtgattaagttcttacttgtttgtctattttgattttgctttaaccttgaggaacttgttcctcaaggattgttcttaccgtttttgtgtagtttccgtgcttgtagttgtttccttgtcttagttatgatgactcaagacatgtgttgtggagtatgtggtggatcttttgagtatgactatgggtatggggagtttgaggagcaagtcaacacaaacctaccttattatttgtacaacgaaaatcctaaccactaccccaatttttcccaccaaaatcaccacacccaatatcaacaacaaccacccacccaatacccatttcacaatgaacttcaattgccacaatacaaccactttcacacctacccacaacaaagagatgaacccattcaaaacatgattctccaaatgatgggaggtcaacaaaacctcttcaaacaaatgctagaggagagccaaaaaagGGACAATGTCCTTCAAAGCATTGTTTCCCAAAgcgaggagttggagattcaaattgaccaattaaaagaattccaagcaattACTCACAACcattctttggatattgagcataaatgcgattttgaagtagtaacctttggcatggaagatgagaagtgggaggagccaaattccttgagctcttgtgac carries:
- the LOC141640287 gene encoding uncharacterized protein LOC141640287 → MAHDMLWQSKVPWEKCRRHETNAREEVSVTIEEEAADVVTTEEEAVDSRDWTLAEAEDVASEVAYWETAVVCYVLGSNPPWELLSGFIQKLWGVYKFDKLSFLPNGVFLHGFPMFDNKPVVVKTWTEDCSLMKERVKAVPIWLRLCGLPLKFWSKACLEKLAGLLGKFIRRDAATEDKTPLGFTRLPVEVEIGQEFPDKLYFKDEKGVDVSILVEYEWKPTVCGSCKCIGHNKEMCKKKVVPAPGPKTNAPVPKPPLKVWRLVQKSRPVLAHVGSPAPPFGGVIYHDSSRLPSSIPVIQQVTRQEHNDSRKDIFPTKSYAEALSPKKSTQLNGRLVASPVITVETKVKLHDFTSILHNLGSNWEGINNNSYHHGGRVWIIWVPQLFTVTTLHMNAQVITVLVNERATGDEFFFSVVYGFNEDKVTWTKITDFRACVQYCGLTDIKAQGAFYTWNNKHEPQTRAFSRIDRFLINSEWMDLYPNAYAHFLPEGLFDHNPCVCFRRQVRIRPKGQFRYYNMWSLDDGFQTVVQQAWSRPVRGTLMYQLVHKLRNLKYNLRELNRCNFSYIDKAMGVSKALLDSLKIQLQSNPTDESISVAEKNAANYYRQLSKIQHSFLRLLGTCHSTADVHVPTIRLGNLVTQAHRDILLAAVIDEEIKGCLFSIPGNKSPGPDGYTSQFYKDAWDIVGNDVLCAVKDFFLTGKLLKQLNTTTLTLIPKIDNPASVLDFRPIACCNTLYKCLAKVLCKRLSQVLPDIVSDSQGGHMKLNHLMFADDLLMFCKGTASSIIWILRCFATFYAASGLHMNKSKSEIYFNGATTSTVNNTLQVSGFKSENLPFKYLGIPMSSKKLTKNEGMKLLDKLVARIRGWGIRHLSYAGRLTLVSSVLSTLHTYWVNIFLIPNGILNRVNAICRNFLWAGKSDYGKAPAISWDTCCAPKSKGGLGLRVAKD